The genomic segment CAACTTCAGACACAAATGGATATTACAAACTTATTTTACCCCCAGGTACGCATTGGATTGTCTATAAACTTACAGGTAAAAAAACTGAACTTTACCAAGCTATACTGCGCAAAGCAGAGAAGCAAGTAAAAAACATGGTAATGGTAGATGAAGCGATTCACACAGGTACAGTCCAAGTCAAGTCTCAAAGTAATGATAATTTTGACCTTAAAACCAAAGATATTGAGGTTATGCCTATTCCTGCGGGAGGAATAGAAAAGATGTTAAGGTACTTACCAGGCGTAGTTAGTAATAACGAATTTAGCTCACAATACTCTGTACGCGGGGGCAATTTTGATGAAAATCTCATTTATGTCAATGACATAGAAGTTTACAGACCTTTTATGATACGCAGCGGGCAACAGGAAGGATTAGGCTTCGTCAACCCTGACCTTACAGAAAGTATTTATTTCAGTACGGGCGGCTTTGAAAGTAAATATGGCGATAAAATGTCTTCTGTATTAGCCGTAGAATATAAAAAACCTGAAAAATTAGCAGGTTCAGTCCAATTAGGCGTGTTAGGTGCAAATATCCACGTAGAAAACAGAACTAAAAACGAAAAATTATCATATCTTTTAGGTGTACGTTATGCTAGCACTCGGTATTTGCTCAACTCTCTGGATACCAAAGGAAACTACCAACCTACTTTTACCGATATCCAATCGTGGATAGAATACAAACCTGCACAAAAATTCTCCTTAGGCATGCTCAATACGTATGCACGCAATAATTATCAATTTTATCCCACTAACCGAGAAACTACTTTTGGCACAATAAAAAATGTACTGCGTTTATTCGTAGCTTTTGAAGGACAAGAATTTGCCCGATATAGCACTTTTCTTAACGGAATAGTAGGCACTTACAAACCTAACTTTAATTGGACACATAAATGGATTGTCAGCACTTATTTTTCCAAAGAAAGTGAAGTTTTTGATGTAGAAGGGGGATACAGACTTTGTGATGTTAATGCAAACTTAGGTAATGAAGGATTCAATGAATGCATATTTAATCGTGGAATTGGTACGTACTACCAGCATGCGCGGAATTTTTTAAATGTTCAGGTTATAGCAGGGGACTATAAAGCAGCATGGGTCGATGATAGTGTAAGACACAAAGTAGAATTCGGTACGCGTGCTGAGCAAAACCTCATTTTTGATACTTTGAAAGAGTGGAACGCCGTAGACTCGGCAGATTTTGTTAGTATGGGGGAATATCTTAAAACAAACATTACCCTTCAAACTGTGCGATGGCAGGGGTATGCTCAATATAAGCGTTTTTGGAGAGATAGGACTACACAACAAAATGTAGTTCAAGTTTGTGTAGGTGCAAGGACTAACTATTGGAGTTACAACCATCAGCTTTTGTTTAGTCCAAGAGTGCAGTTTACTTATACGCCGCAGCATTGGAAACGCATCAAAAAAACAGGGGATACCATTCCTGTGGGGATAGAGTTCAGAGTTGCTACGGGCTTATATCAGCAGCCCCCTTTTTACAGAGAACTGCGCAATCGTTCAGGAGTGCTTAACCCTCAAATTCGGGCGCAAACTTCTATACACTACATTGCAGGAACTACCTATAACCTCAAAATTTGGAATAGACCCTTCAAAATTATGGCTGAAGCTTATTACAAACAGCTCTTTAACCTTATTCCGTATGATATTGAAAACGTTCGTATTCGCTATTTTGCACAAAATAATGCTCGCGGGTATGCCACAGGTTTTGATTTTCGTATCAATGGAGAATTTGTGCGAACCGTAGAAAGTTGGTTTTCGCTTAGTATTATGCAAACTAAGGAAGACATTCAAGGGGATAAAGATATTCAAGGCAATGAACGTGGGTACATCCTTCGCCCTACTAATCAAACCGTAACGGCACAGATTGTTTTTCAGGATTATTTACCTAAAAATCCTACTATAAAAGCCAATTTAGCTTTGATATATGGCTCAGGTTTGCCTTTTGGACCGCCGAATAATCCTGCTTTTAGAAGCATTTTTACCATGCCTGCTTATCGGAGAGTGGATGTAGGTATCAGCAAACTGATTTCTTATGATGACACACGCAAGGTAAAGTCCATTTGGATAGGGTTGGAAGTGTTTAATGTTTTTCAAATTGCTAATACTGTTTCTTACATTTGGATTGAGGACGTATTTGGAACGCAGTTTGGCGTGCCTAATTATTTAAGTCAGCGGTTATTAAATTTGCGTGTGCAAGTTAAGTTTTGAGTGTTGTTAAGGCTTGGCATTGTGTAAGATATTTTGAGTTTCTTTTTATGGATTATTTTTTGGGCGTGCCCCTCGCTTGCGCTCGGGTCGGCGTGCTACGGGCTACGCTATCGCTTCGGTGCTACGCTGCGCTCCGCACCGTGCTAACGCACGCCCTCCGCATGCCTCACGCAAACTAAATCACAAAATTTGATAATCTGATACAAATATAACCACTTTCTTTCCCATCAGTAGCAGCATTACACATTTTCAAGCTAAATTATGTGTAAATTTGTATAACTAGCCATGAATTATTGGACTGCATTAAGTATTGAGTACGCAAATCAAAAATCTTACTTAGATGACTTATTTCAGGTTTACCCTACTATTCCCGAAGGAATCAGAGAAATTGAGCAAGAAAATTGGAGTAGAATAGAGTTGGCTTTCAAAAGTCAGGACAACGTAGCACTCATTAAGGAACTTCTAAATTTGGACTTATTTCCTATAAAAGATAGCTATGTGGCTTTTCTTAAACGAGATATTGGGTCAATAGAACGAAATCCTAAAACCGTAAATAGAATTTGTGGTCGGTTATATGAAATGGGGCTCGAGAAAATCTTTGAAAAGTGTACTGAACCAAAAGAAACTAATCGGCAAATTGGACCACTTTTTCGTAGATGGCTAAATAAAAAGGCATTAGGGATACAACCTGTAAGTTTGAAAAAATTCATAAGTTCAGAAGAGGACGCAATCTTAGATGGTAGTGATTATGAATTAGCTGAATTTAGTAGAAAGGTTTTGAATTACAATAGAGAAAAAGGGCTTGATTTTGTAGCAAGGTTTAACAAAAAGTATATCATAGGTGAAGCTAAATTTCTTACAGATTTTGGAGGGCATCAAAATGCACAGTTTGAAGATGCTATTAAAACCTTAGAAACGCCAGATGTTAAAGCCATTAAAATTGCAATTCTTGACGGAGTATTGTACATAAAGGGAAACCACAAAATGTACCGAGATTTAACCACTAAATACAAAGAATACAATATCATGAGTGCCTTATTATTGCGTGATTTTTTGTATCAAGTTTGATAATTTTTGTTTATTTTTGTACAAGTCAAAAGCAATGTTTTTACAATACCCTAACAAAAAGACATTACAAGAAATTTACGCACAAATTCCTGACAGCCAATGGATAAAACAGAACGATGTAGAAAGTAAGAATAAGCTAATTTTTGGTGAGAACCTACTCGTAATTAAAAACCTGATAGAAAAACAAGGATTTGTAGGAAAGATTGATTTAATTTACATTGATCCTCCTTTCGCTACTAATAGTATTTTTACTTTTTCTGATGAACGGACTAGCACCATTAGTGCTGAAAAAAATGGAAAAGTAGCTTATTCAGATAAGTTGCAAGGCGCTGCTTTTTTAGAATTTTTGCGAGAGAGGTTAATTTTG from the Bacteroidia bacterium genome contains:
- a CDS encoding Plug and carboxypeptidase regulatory-like domain-containing protein gives rise to the protein MRIFLLSVYLFLLVTYSFTQSSLEGKITDINNKPIPGVSVYLQDSLNFATTSDTNGYYKLILPPGTHWIVYKLTGKKTELYQAILRKAEKQVKNMVMVDEAIHTGTVQVKSQSNDNFDLKTKDIEVMPIPAGGIEKMLRYLPGVVSNNEFSSQYSVRGGNFDENLIYVNDIEVYRPFMIRSGQQEGLGFVNPDLTESIYFSTGGFESKYGDKMSSVLAVEYKKPEKLAGSVQLGVLGANIHVENRTKNEKLSYLLGVRYASTRYLLNSLDTKGNYQPTFTDIQSWIEYKPAQKFSLGMLNTYARNNYQFYPTNRETTFGTIKNVLRLFVAFEGQEFARYSTFLNGIVGTYKPNFNWTHKWIVSTYFSKESEVFDVEGGYRLCDVNANLGNEGFNECIFNRGIGTYYQHARNFLNVQVIAGDYKAAWVDDSVRHKVEFGTRAEQNLIFDTLKEWNAVDSADFVSMGEYLKTNITLQTVRWQGYAQYKRFWRDRTTQQNVVQVCVGARTNYWSYNHQLLFSPRVQFTYTPQHWKRIKKTGDTIPVGIEFRVATGLYQQPPFYRELRNRSGVLNPQIRAQTSIHYIAGTTYNLKIWNRPFKIMAEAYYKQLFNLIPYDIENVRIRYFAQNNARGYATGFDFRINGEFVRTVESWFSLSIMQTKEDIQGDKDIQGNERGYILRPTNQTVTAQIVFQDYLPKNPTIKANLALIYGSGLPFGPPNNPAFRSIFTMPAYRRVDVGISKLISYDDTRKVKSIWIGLEVFNVFQIANTVSYIWIEDVFGTQFGVPNYLSQRLLNLRVQVKF
- a CDS encoding restriction endonuclease; protein product: MNYWTALSIEYANQKSYLDDLFQVYPTIPEGIREIEQENWSRIELAFKSQDNVALIKELLNLDLFPIKDSYVAFLKRDIGSIERNPKTVNRICGRLYEMGLEKIFEKCTEPKETNRQIGPLFRRWLNKKALGIQPVSLKKFISSEEDAILDGSDYELAEFSRKVLNYNREKGLDFVARFNKKYIIGEAKFLTDFGGHQNAQFEDAIKTLETPDVKAIKIAILDGVLYIKGNHKMYRDLTTKYKEYNIMSALLLRDFLYQV